Proteins encoded by one window of Palaeococcus ferrophilus DSM 13482:
- a CDS encoding S16 family serine protease, with translation MKRVLGVLAVLMVALSLATPSLAQCPAEGNTVYIKAPAVSRTASGELVGVATTFSITVAPGSGHVYVETWPLTEVDMQASARLAAQIAGKVLGVDMSKYDVFIHVASDAPTIGGPSAGGTMTVGIIAALKGWKLRDDVMMTGMINPDGSIGPVGGILEKASAAHDAGMSVFLIPEGQRIQMVQHTEKSQIGPLVQITSKAEPVDVVEYAKERWGLQVVEIKDIYDAIFYFTGHRIERPKAPESISIDTSFVKDDALRDYDNTTAYYSLVEKELNDSDVGYSTYNLLKGALNQAKEKIDSAKENIDKGRYYTAMSLDFQARITIRTVEWSLKADTPEKVEDLLRSVESDIKEMENQSYTIRGVTMLQAIAGSEERVEEAKEYMKDAWSAYYQSDYWNAIGNAAFAYERLQTAKFWALLGQRYAKGDVISPEVVRDTARNYLDNTRLVVTYISSMFGEANVGDLVKELDKGEEYYSEGKYSAALFSAIEASARANILLDTIGIENETVLTKKLEEMKKDAEVAIATAQSKGVYPLLGVAYYEFAQSYEEQGGLENLVTAMTFYQYAKESSTIFLSSTITPKVEDITPEVPPITTVTTTTTATESEKRPATPERSQPVLLAGALIVGLLFGIGIGRKL, from the coding sequence ATGAAGAGAGTACTCGGAGTTCTGGCGGTTCTCATGGTGGCACTCTCCCTAGCGACCCCGTCTTTAGCGCAGTGCCCCGCCGAGGGGAACACGGTCTACATAAAGGCCCCGGCCGTTTCGAGAACGGCCAGCGGTGAGCTCGTTGGTGTGGCAACGACCTTCTCCATAACCGTGGCCCCTGGTAGCGGTCACGTTTACGTGGAGACGTGGCCACTCACGGAGGTTGATATGCAGGCCTCGGCGAGGCTCGCGGCGCAGATCGCGGGAAAGGTGCTCGGCGTTGATATGAGCAAGTACGACGTCTTCATACACGTGGCCTCGGACGCGCCAACCATAGGCGGCCCCTCCGCGGGCGGAACAATGACCGTTGGGATTATCGCGGCCCTCAAGGGATGGAAGCTCCGCGACGACGTCATGATGACGGGGATGATAAACCCCGATGGGAGCATAGGCCCCGTGGGTGGAATCCTCGAGAAAGCTTCCGCTGCCCACGATGCGGGCATGAGTGTCTTCCTTATCCCGGAGGGCCAGAGGATTCAGATGGTTCAGCACACGGAGAAGAGCCAGATCGGCCCCCTCGTCCAGATAACGAGCAAGGCCGAGCCCGTTGACGTTGTGGAGTACGCGAAGGAGAGGTGGGGCCTCCAGGTTGTTGAAATAAAGGACATATACGATGCCATCTTCTACTTCACGGGCCACAGGATAGAGAGGCCCAAGGCCCCGGAGAGCATCTCAATAGACACGTCCTTCGTTAAGGATGACGCCCTCCGGGACTACGACAACACAACCGCCTACTACAGCCTCGTGGAGAAGGAGCTCAACGACAGCGACGTGGGCTACTCAACCTACAACCTCCTCAAGGGCGCCCTCAATCAGGCCAAGGAGAAGATAGACTCCGCCAAGGAGAACATTGACAAGGGCAGGTACTACACCGCCATGAGCCTCGACTTCCAGGCGAGAATAACGATAAGGACGGTGGAGTGGAGCCTCAAGGCCGACACTCCGGAAAAGGTCGAGGATCTCCTTAGGAGCGTTGAGAGCGACATCAAGGAGATGGAAAACCAGAGCTACACCATAAGGGGCGTTACAATGCTGCAGGCCATAGCGGGTAGCGAGGAGCGCGTTGAGGAGGCCAAGGAGTACATGAAGGACGCGTGGAGCGCCTACTACCAGTCGGACTACTGGAACGCCATAGGCAACGCGGCCTTCGCCTACGAGAGGCTTCAGACGGCGAAGTTCTGGGCCCTGCTCGGCCAGAGGTACGCCAAGGGTGACGTCATAAGCCCCGAGGTCGTCAGGGACACCGCCAGGAACTACCTTGACAACACGAGGCTCGTGGTTACTTACATAAGCTCCATGTTCGGCGAGGCCAACGTTGGGGACCTTGTGAAGGAGCTGGACAAGGGTGAGGAGTACTACTCCGAGGGCAAGTACTCTGCGGCCCTCTTCTCGGCGATAGAGGCGAGCGCCAGGGCCAACATACTGCTCGACACGATAGGCATCGAGAACGAGACGGTGCTCACCAAGAAGCTGGAGGAGATGAAGAAGGACGCGGAGGTGGCGATAGCGACCGCTCAGAGCAAGGGCGTTTACCCGCTCCTCGGCGTGGCCTACTACGAGTTCGCCCAGAGCTACGAGGAGCAGGGCGGCCTTGAGAACCTCGTTACCGCCATGACGTTCTACCAGTACGCGAAGGAGTCCTCAACGATATTTCTGAGCTCCACGATCACCCCGAAGGTAGAGGATATTACGCCGGAGGTGCCGCCCATCACCACGGTTACTACCACCACAACGGCAACGGAGAGCGAGAAGCGTCCAGCCACCCCCGAGAGAAGTCAGCCCGTCCTGCTCGCGGGCGCGCTAATAGTGGGCTTGCTCTTTGGCATAGGAATCGGCAGGAAGCTTTGA
- a CDS encoding ArsB/NhaD family transporter, whose amino-acid sequence MEMINAEAVAVTVFLLTYALVMSERIHRTIAAMAGASVVLFLDIVPWERLHIYLDLDTILLLTGMMIVVNTARNSGLFEYIAIRTAKLAKGSPIRVLLLFSVVTAVVSAFLDNVTTVLLLTPMLLYVSRLMELNPVPFLLSEVFASNIGGTATLIGDPPNIMIGSAANLSFNEFIVNMGPIALIDLLVTVGVIYLAYRGTLKVSGEERRRILRTLEDLDERAAIKDIVLFRKSVIVILMIVAVFFVHDRLGIEPAVVALTGASAILLWAREDPEGVLEKVEWPTLFFFGGLFIIVGALVETGTIDQLARWITSHIHSEGEALLIISWFSAFASAIVDNIPFTATMIPLIKAMGGSLNTYPLWWALSLGACLGGNGTAIGASANVVVIGIAEREGVKITFGDFLKVGMVIMTLTVLAGVGILWLRYVG is encoded by the coding sequence ATGGAGATGATAAACGCTGAGGCAGTGGCCGTTACAGTGTTCCTCCTTACGTACGCACTCGTGATGAGCGAGAGGATCCACAGGACCATAGCGGCGATGGCAGGGGCTTCAGTGGTTCTCTTCCTCGACATAGTCCCCTGGGAGAGGCTCCACATCTACCTCGACCTCGACACGATACTGCTCCTCACGGGCATGATGATAGTCGTGAACACCGCGAGAAACAGCGGTCTTTTTGAATATATAGCAATAAGGACGGCAAAACTGGCAAAGGGGAGTCCAATACGTGTGCTCCTCCTTTTCTCCGTCGTCACCGCGGTTGTGAGTGCGTTCCTCGATAACGTCACCACGGTTCTCCTCCTCACGCCCATGCTCCTCTACGTTAGCAGGCTCATGGAGCTCAACCCTGTCCCCTTCCTCCTCTCGGAGGTCTTTGCGTCGAACATAGGCGGAACGGCGACGCTCATAGGCGATCCTCCGAACATAATGATAGGCTCTGCCGCCAATTTAAGCTTCAACGAGTTCATAGTGAACATGGGGCCCATAGCCCTGATTGACCTGCTGGTCACGGTGGGGGTGATATACCTTGCCTACAGGGGGACCCTCAAGGTCAGCGGCGAGGAGAGACGCAGAATCCTCCGCACGCTTGAGGATTTAGACGAGAGGGCCGCCATAAAGGACATAGTCCTCTTCAGGAAGTCCGTAATCGTTATACTCATGATTGTGGCGGTGTTCTTCGTGCACGACAGGCTGGGCATAGAGCCCGCGGTCGTGGCCTTGACCGGGGCCTCAGCCATACTTCTATGGGCGAGGGAAGACCCCGAGGGGGTTCTGGAGAAGGTTGAGTGGCCCACGCTGTTCTTCTTTGGGGGGCTTTTCATAATAGTCGGGGCCCTTGTAGAGACTGGCACCATTGACCAGCTCGCCCGCTGGATTACCTCCCATATTCACAGCGAGGGAGAGGCCCTCCTCATAATATCGTGGTTCTCGGCGTTTGCATCGGCCATAGTTGACAACATACCCTTCACCGCGACCATGATACCCCTGATAAAAGCCATGGGCGGCTCCCTCAACACCTACCCCCTCTGGTGGGCGCTCTCCCTCGGGGCGTGCCTTGGGGGAAACGGAACCGCGATAGGTGCCAGCGCCAACGTGGTCGTAATAGGAATAGCCGAGCGTGAGGGCGTTAAGATAACCTTCGGCGACTTCCTGAAGGTGGGCATGGTGATAATGACCCTTACAGTTCTGGCGGGTGTAGGGATACTCTGGCTTAGGTACGTGGGGTGA
- a CDS encoding winged helix-turn-helix transcriptional regulator, which translates to MRGKLPVSTMETRDAIMEHIRRKPGITFRQLARELGLGIGTVQYHLHRLEREGKVVSFRANRKRYLFPNDFNENYEALMTAISNSTQRRILLLIAEEERTLSDIASALGLTPATISYHMKRLEKLGLVERRPCGKYVAFRPAFDVDTLLRLLKEYRPKIWDELADRLVDLVLNLKGEGE; encoded by the coding sequence ATGAGGGGGAAACTACCCGTGAGCACCATGGAAACAAGAGATGCCATAATGGAGCACATCCGGAGAAAGCCTGGGATAACGTTTCGCCAGCTTGCCAGGGAGCTCGGGTTAGGCATTGGCACGGTGCAGTACCACCTCCACCGCCTGGAGAGGGAGGGGAAGGTGGTTTCCTTCAGGGCAAATCGAAAGCGCTACCTGTTTCCAAACGACTTCAACGAGAACTACGAGGCACTGATGACCGCGATATCTAACTCCACTCAAAGGAGGATCCTGCTGCTTATAGCGGAGGAAGAGAGGACCCTCAGTGACATAGCATCGGCCCTGGGGCTGACACCCGCAACCATAAGCTACCACATGAAGCGCCTCGAGAAGCTGGGGCTCGTGGAGAGGCGCCCTTGCGGGAAGTACGTGGCCTTCAGGCCGGCCTTTGATGTGGACACCCTGCTGAGGCTGCTTAAGGAGTACCGCCCGAAGATATGGGATGAGCTCGCTGACAGGCTCGTTGACCTCGTGCTCAACCTGAAGGGGGAGGGAGAATGA
- a CDS encoding universal stress protein, translated as MGLYSSLIERKFKNIAGKRYEKILREYREFLLTEEEMVLPEIHSILMPLDRFVHEIPEELYETLSAYDATVTLVYIIDATLFSIIRDTLSGEASEEFRKNEEAYGMELLEEVSERLKESGLNVQRRLFFGDKSEDVIKLADDYDMVVLSKGYGSEITKVSPISPVVFKVVQHVEKPVIVY; from the coding sequence ATGGGACTCTACTCATCACTCATCGAGAGGAAGTTTAAGAACATAGCGGGAAAGCGCTACGAGAAGATTCTCAGGGAGTACCGCGAGTTCCTCCTAACTGAGGAGGAGATGGTCCTTCCGGAGATACACTCGATACTCATGCCCCTGGACCGATTCGTTCACGAGATTCCCGAAGAACTCTACGAGACTCTCTCGGCTTACGATGCCACAGTGACGCTGGTTTACATAATAGACGCCACCCTGTTCTCAATAATCAGAGACACACTCAGCGGCGAGGCGAGCGAAGAATTCAGAAAAAACGAGGAGGCCTACGGCATGGAGCTCCTTGAGGAGGTAAGCGAGCGGCTGAAGGAGAGCGGACTCAACGTCCAGAGGAGGCTGTTCTTCGGTGACAAAAGCGAGGACGTGATAAAACTTGCCGATGACTACGACATGGTAGTCCTGTCAAAGGGATACGGCTCGGAGATAACCAAGGTGTCCCCCATAAGCCCCGTGGTCTTCAAGGTTGTTCAGCACGTGGAGAAGCCGGTGATAGTGTACTGA
- the thpR gene encoding RNA 2',3'-cyclic phosphodiesterase, protein MRAFIAIEVNDAVRSNLVKAQDRIGNKAAKIKFVEPENLHLTLKFLGEIDETTAEDVKRALEEIAKRHRKHRARVRGIGVFPNPNYVRVIWAGIENDEGIRAIAEDVEKAMRRLGFKKEKDFVAHITIGRVKFVRDKLELAMALKELANEDFGEFEVEAIELKKSTLTPKGPIYETVARFELAE, encoded by the coding sequence ATGAGGGCGTTCATAGCGATAGAGGTTAACGATGCCGTCAGGAGCAACCTCGTTAAGGCTCAGGATAGGATAGGAAATAAAGCGGCGAAGATAAAGTTCGTCGAGCCTGAAAACCTCCACCTGACGCTCAAGTTCCTTGGGGAGATAGACGAGACAACGGCCGAGGACGTCAAAAGGGCCCTGGAGGAAATAGCGAAGAGGCACAGAAAGCACCGCGCCAGGGTGAGGGGGATAGGCGTCTTCCCTAACCCGAACTACGTGAGGGTAATCTGGGCGGGGATAGAGAACGACGAGGGGATAAGAGCGATAGCTGAAGATGTGGAGAAGGCCATGAGGCGGCTCGGCTTCAAGAAGGAGAAGGACTTCGTGGCCCATATCACTATTGGCAGGGTAAAGTTCGTGAGGGACAAGCTCGAGCTCGCCATGGCCCTGAAGGAGCTGGCGAACGAGGACTTCGGGGAGTTCGAGGTTGAAGCGATAGAGCTGAAGAAGAGCACGCTCACTCCAAAGGGGCCGATTTACGAGACGGTTGCGAGGTTCGAGCTGGCGGAGTGA
- a CDS encoding universal stress protein — protein sequence MKILVLVDGSKWSQKAALHAVGVAKRKRGRIVLFSVLDRREAKAFAFNMGARSGDVKDIKGFEEEIWKRMKKDVHDVLTNLLNLCREEGVNCSIKIVEGTAKDRILEEANNGNYSLVVLGAYGKSGKTRIGSLLEELAGLIKPPMLIVR from the coding sequence GTGAAGATACTCGTGCTCGTTGATGGCTCAAAGTGGAGCCAGAAGGCGGCTCTCCACGCGGTGGGCGTGGCCAAGAGGAAGAGAGGAAGGATCGTCCTGTTCTCCGTTCTCGACAGGAGGGAAGCCAAGGCCTTCGCCTTCAACATGGGAGCTAGAAGCGGCGACGTCAAGGACATCAAGGGTTTCGAGGAGGAGATATGGAAGCGCATGAAGAAAGATGTCCACGACGTCCTCACAAACCTTCTCAACCTCTGCAGGGAGGAGGGCGTTAACTGCTCCATAAAGATAGTTGAGGGGACGGCGAAGGACAGAATACTGGAGGAGGCAAACAACGGGAACTACTCCCTGGTGGTTCTCGGCGCCTACGGTAAGAGCGGAAAGACGAGAATAGGCAGCCTCCTGGAGGAGCTGGCAGGACTAATAAAGCCGCCCATGCTCATAGTGCGCTAA
- a CDS encoding OPT family oligopeptide transporter, protein MESFGDMPKNVTKDGGSTYREITPAAIILGVLWGAFMAASFTYAGMIMGFTSGGSAIAAIVGWGVLRGILKKGTVVENNIVQTIASAVNISVSGVIFTIPALYIMGLHQEINTLYFFLATAAGAILGITFIIPLRKQMIEIDRLRFPTGTAVATVLKTPGSGIEKARLLFFGMALSAVVYLVQQFPLLGLPHVLPEVVDIGAALHLPSWVSLAMALSLMVFGMGLITGRNGLIVLAGGALSYYIITPVVKALGWLPGDVTGSSVSGFVYANMTRPLGIGMLLGGSIAGLILSLPVIAVAIKSIARASKLESGKNEELPISYLYVGAGLAFLLLFVTAYRLSDLGLGRSLLTALVGVAWIFIASLLVAMSTGMTDWSPVSGLSLVSVMILLYLTNKNVPLTILLGATVGVAISGAADMMQDLKTGHLVGGIPSRQQKVELLTAWIGPIIALTVVGLIWKAYGIGNDMVPAPQAMALKSMVDAILGGSVPVDKFLAGGILGFALSLSGIPGLGVLVGLSMYLPMLYILPYGLGCVVNEVVKRRKGHEFITEKVLPFAAGLMVGEAAMTLLFAVLTVAGVLHP, encoded by the coding sequence ATGGAAAGCTTTGGAGACATGCCAAAGAACGTGACCAAAGACGGTGGAAGCACCTATCGTGAAATCACTCCCGCCGCCATAATCCTCGGTGTCCTCTGGGGAGCATTCATGGCGGCGAGCTTCACCTACGCGGGAATGATAATGGGCTTCACCTCCGGCGGTTCGGCCATAGCGGCCATAGTCGGATGGGGTGTCCTCAGGGGAATCCTCAAGAAGGGAACCGTCGTCGAGAACAACATCGTCCAGACGATCGCTTCGGCGGTCAACATCTCAGTTTCGGGAGTCATCTTCACCATACCGGCCCTCTACATAATGGGCCTGCACCAGGAGATCAACACCCTCTACTTCTTCCTCGCGACCGCTGCGGGAGCCATACTCGGAATCACCTTCATCATCCCGCTGAGGAAGCAGATGATTGAGATAGACCGCCTCCGCTTCCCGACCGGGACCGCCGTCGCCACCGTTCTCAAGACCCCTGGAAGCGGAATAGAGAAGGCGAGGCTTCTCTTCTTCGGAATGGCGCTTAGCGCCGTCGTCTACCTCGTCCAGCAGTTTCCGCTCCTTGGACTTCCCCACGTCCTCCCGGAGGTCGTGGACATCGGCGCGGCCCTCCACCTCCCGAGCTGGGTCAGCCTCGCCATGGCCCTCTCGCTCATGGTCTTCGGTATGGGCCTCATCACAGGAAGGAACGGCCTCATAGTCCTCGCAGGTGGGGCGCTCTCCTACTACATAATCACCCCCGTGGTCAAGGCCCTCGGGTGGCTCCCGGGCGACGTCACCGGGAGTAGCGTTAGCGGCTTCGTTTACGCCAACATGACGAGGCCCCTCGGTATAGGAATGCTCCTCGGCGGCTCGATAGCCGGCCTCATACTCTCCCTCCCGGTCATAGCCGTGGCCATTAAGAGCATCGCCAGGGCCAGCAAGCTCGAATCCGGAAAGAACGAGGAGCTCCCGATAAGCTACCTCTACGTGGGTGCCGGGTTAGCGTTCCTCCTGCTCTTCGTCACCGCCTACAGGCTCTCCGACCTCGGCCTTGGAAGGAGCCTCCTCACTGCCCTCGTCGGAGTCGCGTGGATATTCATAGCCTCCCTCCTCGTTGCCATGTCCACGGGAATGACGGACTGGAGTCCGGTCTCCGGCCTCTCGCTCGTCTCCGTCATGATACTCCTCTACCTCACCAACAAGAACGTGCCCCTCACCATACTCCTCGGCGCCACGGTCGGTGTGGCAATCTCCGGCGCAGCGGACATGATGCAGGACCTCAAGACCGGCCACCTCGTGGGTGGCATACCCTCAAGGCAGCAGAAGGTCGAGCTCCTAACGGCGTGGATAGGGCCGATAATAGCCCTCACCGTCGTCGGGCTCATATGGAAGGCCTACGGCATAGGAAACGACATGGTCCCAGCCCCGCAGGCGATGGCCCTCAAGTCAATGGTTGACGCCATCCTCGGGGGAAGCGTCCCGGTTGACAAGTTCCTCGCCGGCGGAATACTCGGCTTCGCCCTCTCACTCAGCGGGATTCCGGGACTTGGTGTCCTCGTGGGCCTCTCCATGTACCTGCCGATGCTCTACATCCTCCCCTACGGTCTCGGCTGCGTGGTCAACGAGGTCGTGAAGAGGAGGAAGGGCCACGAGTTCATAACCGAGAAGGTGCTCCCCTTCGCCGCGGGACTCATGGTCGGCGAGGCCGCGATGACCCTGCTCTTCGCGGTGCTCACCGTGGCGGGAGTGCTCCACCCGTGA
- the cca gene encoding CCA tRNA nucleotidyltransferase — MDMERVIEEILQKIVPTEEERAFVNELMEELEEIAWEAIEGLGLDVRPYFVGSLAKDTYLAGDHDVDLFLAFPLDTPIEELRERGLELGKAIAENLDSHEVAYAEHPYVRGLYRDVEVDLVPCYDVRDWRDVRTAVDRSILHTRWVLENINGKNDEVRLLKRFLKGIKAYGSEVYVRGFSGYLAEILVIKYGSFREVLSSAEVMLRGKIIDSTGWLRRERELAMATVEREKEKPLVVLDPVDPRRNVAANLSWERFGRFYFKAREFLERPSVEHFFPPEPFSGDYLRLLREKGTHLLTLLFEAPEGVDDVVLPQVEKSARGIARGLDVEGFTVRGHTWGRGFIMFEVERIERPGVRLQRGPEFYSEQGKMFYEKYDRVWLVERTLYAEREQEEDIVETLVRLLERGSVPLGKHLRGPIREADILVDFVPKKLEKEAYLFLSRGKTSLK; from the coding sequence ATGGACATGGAGAGGGTCATTGAGGAGATCCTTCAAAAAATCGTGCCAACCGAGGAGGAGAGGGCCTTCGTTAATGAACTGATGGAGGAGCTTGAGGAAATCGCGTGGGAGGCAATAGAGGGGCTCGGCCTCGACGTCAGGCCGTACTTCGTCGGCTCGCTCGCCAAGGATACATATTTAGCTGGAGACCACGACGTTGACCTTTTCTTAGCTTTTCCGCTCGATACACCAATTGAAGAGCTGAGGGAGAGAGGTTTAGAGCTCGGAAAGGCCATAGCGGAAAATCTCGACTCCCACGAGGTGGCCTACGCGGAGCACCCCTACGTGAGGGGGCTCTACAGGGATGTGGAGGTTGACCTCGTCCCCTGCTACGACGTGAGGGACTGGAGGGACGTGAGGACGGCCGTTGACCGCTCAATCCTCCACACGCGCTGGGTTCTCGAGAACATTAACGGGAAAAACGACGAGGTTAGGCTATTAAAACGCTTCCTCAAGGGGATAAAAGCCTACGGCAGCGAGGTTTACGTTAGGGGTTTCTCGGGCTACCTCGCGGAGATACTCGTCATCAAATACGGCTCGTTCCGGGAAGTTCTGAGTTCCGCGGAAGTTATGCTGAGGGGGAAGATAATCGACAGCACCGGCTGGCTCAGGAGGGAGAGGGAGCTCGCGATGGCCACCGTGGAGCGTGAAAAAGAGAAGCCGCTCGTGGTGCTCGATCCCGTGGATCCAAGGAGGAACGTGGCGGCCAACCTGAGCTGGGAGCGCTTTGGGAGGTTCTACTTCAAGGCGAGGGAGTTCCTGGAAAGGCCCTCCGTGGAGCACTTCTTCCCGCCCGAGCCCTTCAGCGGGGACTATTTGAGGCTCCTCAGGGAGAAGGGGACGCACCTGCTCACACTCCTCTTTGAGGCTCCGGAGGGTGTTGACGACGTGGTTCTTCCCCAGGTGGAGAAGAGCGCCCGGGGGATAGCGAGGGGCCTCGATGTGGAGGGCTTCACCGTGAGGGGCCACACCTGGGGAAGGGGCTTCATAATGTTCGAGGTGGAGAGGATTGAGAGGCCGGGGGTGAGGCTCCAGCGCGGCCCCGAGTTCTACTCCGAGCAGGGGAAGATGTTCTACGAAAAGTACGATAGGGTGTGGCTAGTTGAGAGAACGCTCTACGCGGAGAGGGAGCAGGAGGAGGACATAGTGGAGACCCTCGTGAGGCTCCTCGAGAGGGGAAGCGTGCCCCTGGGCAAGCACCTTCGCGGCCCGATCAGAGAGGCCGACATCCTGGTGGACTTCGTGCCGAAGAAGCTCGAGAAAGAGGCCTACCTGTTCCTCAGCAGGGGGAAGACCTCGCTAAAATGA
- a CDS encoding cell division protein has translation MEMKKLAGNLLLTAGLIGGAISSARIPPMWGGLVGSLVVMGAGIVLRRRGEKEELHRAAKSGSGGVKELERLLKESIAQLEKALSAGESGTIRSTLSRVLEVLEEFAEKAQPIRVESIKAYGELMTTFSRAERSLNRAWSAYADGYEEEGRTYLEFGYEGLRETLGVLKNIE, from the coding sequence ATGGAAATGAAGAAGCTCGCAGGAAACCTCTTACTCACCGCGGGACTCATCGGCGGGGCCATAAGCTCCGCTAGGATACCCCCAATGTGGGGCGGTCTCGTGGGCTCGCTCGTCGTTATGGGAGCGGGAATAGTCCTCAGGAGACGTGGAGAGAAGGAAGAGCTCCACAGGGCAGCGAAAAGCGGAAGCGGCGGAGTCAAGGAGCTTGAGAGGCTCCTCAAAGAGAGCATAGCGCAGCTCGAGAAGGCACTCAGCGCAGGGGAAAGCGGCACCATCAGGAGCACGCTCTCGAGGGTGCTCGAGGTGCTCGAGGAGTTCGCCGAGAAGGCCCAGCCAATAAGGGTGGAGAGCATCAAGGCATATGGAGAGCTCATGACGACCTTCAGCAGGGCGGAGAGGAGCCTCAACAGGGCATGGAGTGCCTACGCAGACGGTTACGAGGAAGAGGGCAGGACTTACCTCGAGTTCGGCTACGAGGGGCTCAGGGAGACCCTCGGCGTGCTGAAGAACATCGAGTGA
- a CDS encoding DUF7521 family protein — translation MMAHLALIIDMIILALAALLAFISWRAYRRSNLKSLLLLMFAFVLVGLKKIVENLPAVGTHEYSELVIGLIELSFVVLVFVAIAKER, via the coding sequence ATGATGGCCCATCTTGCCCTCATCATTGACATGATCATACTGGCACTTGCGGCCCTGCTGGCCTTCATCTCCTGGAGGGCCTACAGGAGAAGCAACCTTAAGAGCCTGCTGCTCCTGATGTTCGCCTTCGTCCTGGTGGGGCTCAAAAAGATAGTGGAGAACCTGCCGGCTGTGGGAACGCACGAGTATTCGGAGCTGGTTATCGGACTGATAGAGCTTTCGTTCGTGGTGCTGGTGTTTGTGGCTATCGCGAAGGAGAGGTGA
- a CDS encoding ATP-binding protein encodes MEELMAVQNPWWADPDAIYDDERVKRALSQTPRVEYRFEPTNKVLIGPRQVGKTTYMKLSIAKLIEAGISPRNILYFSCDLLRDYNEIVSLVRSFLRMVRGEAYVFLDEVTFVEGWERAVKFLLDSPLSSRMVLQVTGSTSAGLRRENFPGRDIIVEGFLPLNFNTVARIFDSRLQKVELPHKSPKTPMEFYENALELYPYFEALSGALDFYMTSGGYPRAVYELLEGGIRPETYEMVYNATVLDVAKIGRSERIALSMVLGLMRRYGDRITLNSLAKELEIGSHVTVRDYLELFEELFIGRNYFQVKLDDFTPLFRKERKFYFLDPLLVGTFSRLFGFSPDTSRVIEGIVGEHLKRLYPTYFFHGSREVDFVTPHFGVEVKWQGRVSPSDFPRVGIKNKILLSKEGLDFVEGRNLAIIPVPLFLFQLHSASSNLATVS; translated from the coding sequence ATGGAGGAGCTTATGGCCGTCCAGAACCCGTGGTGGGCCGACCCCGATGCGATATACGATGATGAACGGGTAAAAAGGGCCCTCTCTCAAACGCCCCGGGTTGAATACCGATTTGAACCAACCAACAAGGTTCTAATCGGGCCGAGACAGGTCGGTAAGACCACGTACATGAAGCTCTCCATAGCGAAACTTATCGAGGCGGGAATCAGCCCGAGGAACATTCTCTACTTCTCCTGCGACCTTTTGAGGGATTACAATGAGATAGTTTCGCTTGTCAGGTCTTTCTTGAGGATGGTAAGGGGGGAGGCTTACGTCTTCCTCGACGAGGTTACCTTTGTCGAGGGCTGGGAGAGGGCGGTCAAGTTTCTTCTCGATTCCCCGCTTTCTTCACGCATGGTTCTTCAGGTTACGGGCTCGACCTCGGCGGGCCTCAGGCGTGAGAACTTCCCCGGAAGGGATATAATTGTGGAAGGGTTTCTCCCCCTCAACTTCAACACCGTTGCGAGGATTTTTGATTCAAGGCTTCAAAAAGTCGAGCTTCCCCACAAAAGCCCGAAAACGCCCATGGAGTTCTATGAGAACGCCCTCGAGCTGTACCCCTATTTCGAAGCCCTCTCCGGGGCTTTGGATTTCTACATGACATCCGGCGGCTACCCCCGCGCCGTTTATGAACTCCTCGAGGGGGGAATAAGGCCGGAAACCTACGAGATGGTTTACAACGCCACCGTCCTTGACGTCGCAAAGATCGGGAGGAGCGAGAGAATTGCTCTTTCGATGGTTCTTGGGCTCATGAGGAGGTACGGCGACAGGATAACCCTTAACTCCCTCGCCAAGGAGCTCGAGATAGGCTCCCACGTCACGGTCAGGGACTACCTTGAACTCTTTGAGGAGCTGTTCATTGGGAGGAACTACTTTCAGGTCAAACTCGATGATTTCACACCCCTTTTTAGAAAGGAGAGGAAGTTCTACTTCCTGGATCCCCTCCTTGTTGGGACATTCTCCAGGCTCTTTGGTTTCTCTCCGGACACTTCGAGGGTAATAGAGGGAATAGTTGGGGAGCATCTAAAGCGGCTCTACCCGACGTACTTCTTCCACGGCTCCCGGGAGGTGGACTTCGTTACGCCCCATTTCGGGGTGGAGGTCAAGTGGCAGGGAAGGGTTTCCCCCTCGGATTTCCCGAGGGTCGGGATAAAGAACAAAATACTGCTCTCAAAGGAGGGGCTGGACTTCGTTGAGGGCAGGAACCTGGCGATAATCCCTGTCCCGCTCTTCCTCTTCCAGCTTCACTCCGCCAGCTCGAACCTCGCAACCGTCTCGTAA